One genomic segment of Candidatus Atribacteria bacterium ADurb.Bin276 includes these proteins:
- the dnaN gene encoding DNA polymerase III subunit beta: protein MKATVSLKDLKKAIDHVSVCVPSRSSIPVLTGLLIEAENKETIKILSNDMEMGIIAKCQAQVEESTSIVLPGKLLIGIARGMVGETVTINSLSDSMVTELRCGKSIFKLTGYPPENFPVFPPFQKDKYFTVKSEQLRTGYNRTAFAASNDETRGPLTGVLIEGKESFLYLAATDGHRLSMHKIEKINDLVEEKIRFIVPSKVAAAIMRAMVGERVDVIPGQGEIMFDMDTVTIYSRLIEGEFPEYESVLPTEFTTTVTMNRKTFLEGIERAALVTTPEEETIYLQFNNRKLMMTCESQGMGIAKEEMEITIEGQAVNIAFNSRFLIDCIRVAPWENISIGINGEVAPVLIFGDNDEFRHLIMPLKVREEE, encoded by the coding sequence CCCTCTCGCAGTTCTATTCCTGTTTTAACTGGGTTATTAATTGAGGCTGAAAATAAAGAAACGATTAAGATATTATCAAATGACATGGAAATGGGTATTATTGCAAAGTGTCAGGCTCAAGTGGAAGAAAGTACCAGTATTGTACTCCCTGGTAAATTGTTAATTGGAATAGCGAGGGGAATGGTGGGAGAAACGGTAACAATAAATTCACTGTCAGATAGTATGGTCACTGAGTTAAGGTGTGGCAAGAGTATTTTTAAGTTAACCGGTTACCCACCGGAAAATTTTCCGGTATTTCCTCCTTTTCAAAAAGATAAATATTTTACTGTCAAGAGTGAACAGCTTCGAACTGGTTATAACCGAACAGCTTTTGCGGCATCAAACGATGAAACTCGTGGTCCACTCACTGGTGTTCTTATAGAAGGAAAAGAATCATTTTTGTATCTAGCAGCAACCGATGGTCATAGGTTGAGTATGCATAAAATAGAAAAAATAAACGATTTAGTGGAAGAAAAGATACGATTTATTGTGCCTTCGAAAGTAGCAGCGGCAATCATGAGAGCGATGGTGGGAGAAAGAGTTGATGTTATTCCTGGTCAAGGGGAAATTATGTTCGATATGGATACGGTAACAATATATAGTCGACTTATTGAGGGAGAATTTCCTGAGTATGAGTCAGTTTTGCCAACCGAGTTTACAACAACTGTAACTATGAATCGAAAAACTTTCCTCGAGGGAATAGAAAGAGCCGCATTAGTTACAACACCAGAAGAAGAAACGATTTATTTACAATTTAACAATAGAAAATTGATGATGACCTGTGAAAGCCAGGGAATGGGAATAGCAAAAGAAGAAATGGAAATTACCATAGAAGGACAAGCTGTTAACATAGCATTTAATTCACGTTTTTTAATTGATTGTATTCGAGTTGCACCATGGGAAAATATTTCCATTGGTATTAATGGTGAAGTGGCACCAGTTTTGATATTTGGCGATAATGACGAATTCCGACATTTAATCATGCCACTAAAAGTTAGAGAAGAAGAATAG